From a single Ornithorhynchus anatinus isolate Pmale09 chromosome 4, mOrnAna1.pri.v4, whole genome shotgun sequence genomic region:
- the LOC103165968 gene encoding C-type lectin domain family 4 member F-like isoform X2 produces the protein MRRESLRINMEDIYENILVRKMPPKPQGPFLTEEMPASLKTQHIIRAALIMLAVALASSLIAVTILYVQSRKGLRDFESSRRAKDISGLQAEVKRLQSRWKTSNDSFTVLRERYNTILKLLSEGWHSYNQNFYFFSNDSKTWAEAEGICESWDSHLTSVTSEGEQKFLVRLMNGQSHWIGLNDQENEGIWRWTDGMEFRENENKQFWDKGQPDNWDQGEGLNENCVFFQKITVQGWNDGNCDLKFHWVCKKTIPLGWEV, from the exons ATGAGGAGAGAGTCACTGAGGATCAACATGGAAGACATCTACGAGAACATTCTTGTGAGGAAGATGCCTCCTAAACCTCAGG gaCCATTCCTCACGGAAGAAATGCCGGCGTCCCTCAAGACCCAACACATCATCCGCGCTGCCCTGATCATGCTCGCTGTGGCCCTCGCGTCCTCTCTCATTGCGGTGACCATCCTGT ATGTCCAGAGCCGGAAAGGTCTACGTGACtttgagagcagcaggagagcaaagGACATCAGTGGCCTgcaggcagaggtgaagaggttACAGAGCCGTTGGAAGACCAGCAATGACTCCTTCACAGTGCTCAGAGAACGATACA atACCATCTTAAAATTGCTCTCTGAGGGCTGGCATTCTTACAACCAGAATTTCTATTTCTTCTCCAATGATTCGAAGACCTGGGCCGAGGCCGAGGGGATCTGCGAGTCCTGGGATTCTCACCTGACGTCGGTGacttcagagggagaacag AAGTTTTTGGTCAGGCTAATGAATGGACAATCTCACTGGATCGGACTGAATGACCAAGAGAACGAAGGTATCTGGAGGTGGACAGACGGGATGGAGTTCAGAGAGAATGAGAACAAGCA GTTCTGGGACAAAGGGCAGCCGGACAACTGGGATCAGGGCGAGGGGCTGAATGAAAACTGCGTCTTTTTCCAGAAAATCACAGTGCAGGGGTGGAATGACGGAAACTGTGATTTGAAGTTCCACTGGGTGTGCAAGAAGACGATTCCCCTTGGATGGGAGGTGTAG
- the LOC103165968 gene encoding C-type lectin domain family 4 member F-like isoform X1, with protein MRRESLRINMEDIYENILVRKMPPKPQDPPHTLSSSPPGPFLTEEMPASLKTQHIIRAALIMLAVALASSLIAVTILYVQSRKGLRDFESSRRAKDISGLQAEVKRLQSRWKTSNDSFTVLRERYNTILKLLSEGWHSYNQNFYFFSNDSKTWAEAEGICESWDSHLTSVTSEGEQKFLVRLMNGQSHWIGLNDQENEGIWRWTDGMEFRENENKQFWDKGQPDNWDQGEGLNENCVFFQKITVQGWNDGNCDLKFHWVCKKTIPLGWEV; from the exons ATGAGGAGAGAGTCACTGAGGATCAACATGGAAGACATCTACGAGAACATTCTTGTGAGGAAGATGCCTCCTAAACCTCAGG ACCCACctcacacactttcctcctccccaccaggaCCATTCCTCACGGAAGAAATGCCGGCGTCCCTCAAGACCCAACACATCATCCGCGCTGCCCTGATCATGCTCGCTGTGGCCCTCGCGTCCTCTCTCATTGCGGTGACCATCCTGT ATGTCCAGAGCCGGAAAGGTCTACGTGACtttgagagcagcaggagagcaaagGACATCAGTGGCCTgcaggcagaggtgaagaggttACAGAGCCGTTGGAAGACCAGCAATGACTCCTTCACAGTGCTCAGAGAACGATACA atACCATCTTAAAATTGCTCTCTGAGGGCTGGCATTCTTACAACCAGAATTTCTATTTCTTCTCCAATGATTCGAAGACCTGGGCCGAGGCCGAGGGGATCTGCGAGTCCTGGGATTCTCACCTGACGTCGGTGacttcagagggagaacag AAGTTTTTGGTCAGGCTAATGAATGGACAATCTCACTGGATCGGACTGAATGACCAAGAGAACGAAGGTATCTGGAGGTGGACAGACGGGATGGAGTTCAGAGAGAATGAGAACAAGCA GTTCTGGGACAAAGGGCAGCCGGACAACTGGGATCAGGGCGAGGGGCTGAATGAAAACTGCGTCTTTTTCCAGAAAATCACAGTGCAGGGGTGGAATGACGGAAACTGTGATTTGAAGTTCCACTGGGTGTGCAAGAAGACGATTCCCCTTGGATGGGAGGTGTAG